One Nicotiana sylvestris chromosome 12, ASM39365v2, whole genome shotgun sequence genomic window carries:
- the LOC104226152 gene encoding probable protein kinase At2g41970, producing the protein MSCCGGGEEDVYSGGPPSNQNTAPPRAGNPYGGGTGGASERGEPRSAARGGAPQKVLPIEAPVFTLDELNRLTGNFGQKALVGEGSYGRVFCAKLSNGQQAAIKKLDTSSSPEPDSDFAAQLSMVSRLKHEHFMTLMGYCLEGNNRILVYEFATKGSLHDVLHGRKGVQGAEPGPVLTWNERVKIAYGAAKGLEYLHEKVQPPIVHRDVRSSNVLLFDDFTAKIADFNISNQSSDTAARLHSTRVLGTFGYHAPEYAMTGQITQKSDVYSFGVVLLELLTGRKPVDHTMPKGQQSLVTWATPRLSEDKVKQCVDPKLNNDYPPKAIAKLAAVAALCVQYEADFRPNMTIVVKALQPLLNSKPAGPESQA; encoded by the exons ATGTCGTGCTGTGGAGGTGGAGAAGAAGACGTCTACAGTGGTGGCCCACCATCCAATCAAAATACAGCTCCTCCTAGAGCTGGCAATCCCTATGGTGGTGGTACTGGGGGTG CTAGTGAAAGAGGAGAGCCAAGGAGTGCAGCGAGAGGTGGAGCTCCTCAGAAAGTATTACCAATTGAGGCTCCAGTGTTTACTTTGGATGAGCTAAATAGATTAACTGGCAACTTTGGTCAGAAAGCTTTGGTTGGAGAGGGATCTTATGGCCGCGTTTTTTGTGCTAAATTGAGCAATGGTCAGCAAGCAGCAATCAAAAAGTTGGATACTAGTTCTTCACCAGAACCAGATTCTGACTTCGCAGCCCAG TTATCAATGGTTTCAAGACTTAAACATGAGCATTTCATGACTCTCATGGGCTATTGTCTCGAGGGAAACAATCGTATATTGGTATATGAGTTCGCAACAAAGGGCTCTTTACACGATGTATTACATG GTAGAAAAGGCGTACAAGGTGCTGAGCCAGGTCCAGTTCTTACCTGGAATGAGAGAGTTAAAATTGCTTATGGTGCAGCAAAAGGCCTCGAATACCTACACGAAAAAGTTCAGCCACCTATCGTTCATCGTGATGTCAGATCCAGCAACGTCTTACTCTTTGATGATTTTACAGCAAAAATTGCTGATTTCAACATCTCAAACCAATCTTCAGACACAGCAGCGCGTCTGCATTCCACTAGagttttgggaacatttggctaccATGCTCCAGA GTATGCCATGACAGGACAGATTACACAGAAAAGTGACGTTTATAGTTTTGGCGTCGTCCTCTTAGAACTCTTGACAGGAAGGAAGCCAGTAGATCATACAATGCCCAAAGGACAACAGAGTCTTGTCACATGG GCAACTCCAAGATTGAGTGAAGACAAAGTGAAGCAGTGTGTTGATCCCAAGCTAAATAATGACTATCCTCCAAAAGCAATTGCAAAG TTGGCAGCTGTAGCAGCACTTTGTGTTCAATATGAGGCCGATTTTcggccaaatatgacaattgttGTCAAAGCACTGCAACCACTTCTCAACTCAAAACCAGCAGGACCAGAGTCTCAAGCATAG